A window of the Cannabis sativa cultivar Pink pepper isolate KNU-18-1 chromosome X, ASM2916894v1, whole genome shotgun sequence genome harbors these coding sequences:
- the LOC115700150 gene encoding exocyst complex component EXO70A1, with amino-acid sequence MASQVNNDGVEKLLAASKSLRVSLEKSKSLGLALQKTGPRLEEINQRLPVLQAAVRPIRADKDALVAVGGHINRAVGPAAAVLKVFDAVHGLEKSLLSDPRNDLPGYLSVLKRLEEALRFLSDNCALAIQWLDDIVEYMEDNALADSGYLSSLKKSLKSLREFENAEGKSRLDGGLLEAALDKLENEFKRLLTEHSVPLPMSSSTGEQACIAPSPLPVAVIQKLQAILWRLISNDRLDKCISIYVEVRSSNVRASLKALNLDYLDMSISEFNNVQSIEVYIAQWGKHLEFAVKHLFEAEYKLCNDVFERIGVDVWMGCFSKIAAQAGILAFLQFGKTVTESKKDPIKLLKLLDIFASLNKLRLDFNRLFGGAACMEIQNLTRDLIKRVIDGAAEIFWELFVQVELQRKNPPPQDGNVPKLVSFITDYCNKLLGDGYKPILTQVLVIHRSWKHEKFQERLLINEVLNIVKAIELNLETWIKAYEDTTLSNLFAMNNHWHLFKQLRGTQLGDLLGDHWFKEHEQFKEYYAAVFLRDSWGKLPSHLSREGLILFSGGRATARDLVKKRLKTFNESFDEMYKKQSNWVIPDKDLREKTCQHIVQAVVPVYRSYMQNYGPLVEQDASSSKYAKYSVQTLEKMLMSLYQPRPGRYNSFKGRSPSGKFNNGVQPEHRRTTSAVM; translated from the coding sequence ATGGCTTCCCAGGTGAATAACGATGGCGTTGAGAAATTGTTAGCTGCAAGCAAGTCATTGAGGGTTAGCTTAGAGAAATCAAAGTCCCTAGGGTTAGCTCTACAGAAGACAGGACCTAGATTGGAAGAGATTAACCAACGATTACCTGTCTTGCAAGCTGCGGTGAGACCCATTCGTGCTGATAAGGATGCCCTTGTGGCGGTGGGTGGTCATATTAACCGTGCCGTTGGACCTGCAGCGGCGGTGCTTAAGGTTTTTGATGCTGTTCATGGGCTTGAAAAGTCGTTGTTGTCCGACCCTCGAAATGATCTTCCTGGTTACTTATCTGTGTTGAAACGTTTGGAAGAGGCTTTGAGGTTTCTGAGTGACAATTGTGCCTTGGCAATTCAATGGTTGGATGACATAGTGGAGTACATGGAGGATAATGCACTTGCGGACAGTGGCTACCTTTCTAGCCTGAAGAAATCGCTGAAAAGTCTGAGAGAATTCGAAAATGCTGAGGGAAAATCTCGGTTGGATGGTGGGCTTTTAGAAGCTGCACTGGACAAATTGGAAAATGAATTCAAACGCCTCCTTACTGAACATAGTGTGCCACTTCCAATGTCATCATCGACTGGGGAACAAGCCTGCATTGCACCTTCACCGTTGCCTGTTGCTGTCATCCAAAAGTTGCAGGCCATTCTATGGAGGTTGATTTCTAATGATAGGCTTGACAAGTGCATATCTATTTATGTTGAAGTCCGTAGTTCAAATGTAAGGGCAAGCTTGAAGGCTCTCAATTTGGATTATCTTGACATGTcaatctcagaattcaataatgtGCAAAGCATCGAGGTTTACATAGCACAGTGGGGAAAACATTTGGAGTTTGCTGTGAAACACTTGTTTGAGGCAGAGTATAAGCTCTGTAATGATGTTTTTGAGAGGATTGGAGTGGATGTTTGGATGGGCTGTTTCTCAAAGATAGCTGCTCAGGCTGGGATACTTGCATTTCTTCAATTTGGGAAGACTGTCACAGAGAGTAAGAAAGATCCCATAAAGCTGCTGaagttgttggatatatttgcATCTTTGAACAAATTGAGACTGGACTTCAACCGTCTTTTTGGTGGAGCGGCATGCATGGAAATCCAGAACCTCACAAGGGATCTCATCAAGAGGGTAATTGATGGAGCGGCTGAAATTTTCTGGGAGCTCTTTGTTCAGGTGGAGTTGCAAAGGAAGAATCCACCTCCTCAAGATGGAAATGTTCCCAAATTGGTCAGTTTCATTACTGATTACTGTAATAAGCTGCTTGGGGATGGCTATAAGCCAATCCTAACCCAGGTTCTTGTCATTCACCGAAGTTGGAAGcatgaaaagtttcaagagaGGCTCCTTATCAACGAGGTGTTGAATATAGTTAAGGCCATTGAGCTAAACTTGGAGACATGGATAAAGGCTTATGAAGATACCACCTTATCAAACCTGTTTGCAATGAACAATCATTGGCATCTGTTCAAGCAGCTGAGGGGAACTCAACTTGGGGATCTTTTGGGGGACCACTGGTTCAAAGAACATGAACAATTCAAGGAGTATTATGCAGCAGTCTTTTTAAGAGATAGCTGGGGTAAGCTACCAAGTCATTTAAGTAGGGAGGGCCTAATTTTGTTTTCTGGCGGCCGTGCCACCGCTCGTGACCTTGTCAAGAAAAGGTTGAAAACTTTCAACGAATCTTTTGATGAAATGTACAAGAAGCAGTCAAATTGGGTTATCCCAGATAAAGATCTGAGGGAGAAAACATGCCAACATATAGTGCAGGCAGTTGTGCCCGTGTACCGAAGCTACATGCAGAACTACGGCCCCTTGGTTGAGCAAGATGCAAGCTCCAGCAAGTATGCTAAATATTCAGTGCAAACCTTGGAGAAAATGCTAATGTCTCTCTACCAGCCCAGACCAGGGAGATACAACAGCTTCAAAGGTAGATCACCAAGTGGGAAGTTCAATAACGGAGTGCAACCAGAGCATCGTCGAACTACATCTGCAGTCATGTGA